In the genome of Zobellia nedashkovskayae, the window ACTGTAAAGAAACTTATAGAGCTTGGCGAGGACGTCAACAAAAAATCTTTAGGTATGACACCGGCAATTTTTGCTGCTCGTTATAACAAAGCCGAAATTTTAGAACTATTGATAGATAATGGTGCTAATCTTAAAATCAAAAGCGATAAAGGACACTCTATTGAAAAATATGCAGAACTTTCTAATGCTACTGATGCCTTAAGAGTAATTGAAACAGCGATGGGAAGCTAAAAATTTGAATTATCCCAATTGCTATGAAAAACTAAAAACCCGACCATATTAATATGGTCGGGTTTTTTTCATATAGTTTCTCGTAAAAGAGCAGTAAAGCGCTGCGAATTAAAAATCAAATCCGTTAATAGCTCTGTCTACAAACGCGTAAACAGCCATAAACAACATTAATCCACAAAATACCGAATATGCCTTTAGAAGTATTACTACTAATTCAGGTTTGCAGTTCTCAAATGCTTCGGTATATAAATTTTTAAAGTGCGATAGTGTTCCCATATAGTTTTATTTTAGATGCCTTGTCTAGGGGCATTGGTTATTGTAAAAGCTATAATGGTTAAATTGCTGCATTAGCAACGGTAGCATTTGGGAGGTGTAAAGATAGATAAATAAGGATACAACACGCTGCATTTCAACGAATTTAACAACAGTTCATGCCATTTTTGAAATAAAATGCAAAAGGCGCTTAAAACGAAATAATTTCGTTTTAAGCGCCTTTTAGATATGCTTTAAGAAGTCTTACTGGTTACGGTACTTTTCTATAGACTCCTGTATTTTTTCGATTCTGTTTTCTGGGTCTGGGTGTGTACTTTGAAATTCTGGAGCACGATCAGGTCCTGCCGCAGCCTTTAAAATTTCCATAACGTGAATCATTTCTTCAGGTTGATACCCAGAGTTTATCATAAAAAGAACGCCAAGGTCATCGCTTTCCAATTCATCACCACGACCATTTTTAAGTAGGGTATTTTGGCCAATTCCGCCAACTAATCCTCCCATATCGCCACCTACAGAAGCTCCAGTGGATAAGGTTTGCCAAAATTCGCCTTCGGCAATACGTTCTGCGGAATGTCTTCCGATAACATGGCCTATTTCATGACCAAGTACGCCTGCCAATTGCGCTTCGTTTAATTGTCTGAATAGGGCATAGGTAATGAAAACAGGACCTCCGGGTAATGCAAATGCATTAATGGTCTGATCATCTGCCAAAAGGTGAAAGTCATATGCATACGGAGTTTCTCTGGCAATACTGTTTTGTACAAGTTTATGACCAACTTGATCTACATATGCTTGTAATTTTTCATCAGGATATAATCCGCCATACTGCTGGGCAATTTCTGGAGTACTTTGTAGACCGATAGCAATTTCTTGTTCGGCACTCATATTAATAGTTTGTACTCTTCCGGTATATTTATTTTCTTCTTTACTGCTGCAGCGTTTTATAAACGCAAATGCTACAATAGCCAAGCCAATGAATATCCTTATTTTCCAACTTCCTCCGCGCATGGTATAGTGTTATTTATCAGCTCAATATACAAAAGACCTATAAAAGATCTGTATTGATATCTAAGATATTATCTTGTATGTAATTGGTTAAGAAGCCTTCTGTAAAATGTTCGCTACCGTAAAAATCTTCATCTTTCAATAATTGCATGATGTTTTTTCTGCGGAATTCTGTTAGCATAGGAACAGAAATAGGTGCGTAGCTAAAATGCCATGGCTCATATTTAAACCCTCTGCGGCCAGGTACATCGGTATATACTAAATGAAAATCAAAAGTCTTAGCATTTTCA includes:
- a CDS encoding DUF6747 family protein codes for the protein MGTLSHFKNLYTEAFENCKPELVVILLKAYSVFCGLMLFMAVYAFVDRAINGFDF
- a CDS encoding M48 family metalloprotease, with the protein product MRGGSWKIRIFIGLAIVAFAFIKRCSSKEENKYTGRVQTINMSAEQEIAIGLQSTPEIAQQYGGLYPDEKLQAYVDQVGHKLVQNSIARETPYAYDFHLLADDQTINAFALPGGPVFITYALFRQLNEAQLAGVLGHEIGHVIGRHSAERIAEGEFWQTLSTGASVGGDMGGLVGGIGQNTLLKNGRGDELESDDLGVLFMINSGYQPEEMIHVMEILKAAAGPDRAPEFQSTHPDPENRIEKIQESIEKYRNQ
- a CDS encoding ankyrin repeat domain-containing protein yields the protein MRKTFLTFAMACLVGTTAVMANDTITTTDAPAFEMFDTVELNSFCKAIMQGDLETVKKLIELGEDVNKKSLGMTPAIFAARYNKAEILELLIDNGANLKIKSDKGHSIEKYAELSNATDALRVIETAMGS